A region from the bacterium genome encodes:
- a CDS encoding aldo/keto reductase: MKKRKLGNSGLEVAPLALGGNVFGWTADEPTSFGLLDAFVAAGCNLVDTADVYSAWVPGNSGGESEAILGKWLKASGNRGKVLIATKVGKEMGPDRKGLSKSYILRAAEDSLRRLQTEYIDLYQSHEDDPGTPLEETMEAYAQLIRQGKVRAIGASNYSADRLRQALDVSSRSGYPAYQCLQPLYNLYDRAEYEKELEPLCLEKGVGVIPYFSLGSGFLTGKYRSESDLANRSRGEFVKKYLNDRGFRILESLDQVAGQYQTVPAVVSLAWLIARPGVTAPIASATSLDQLADLIEATKLELDPASIDLLNAASG; the protein is encoded by the coding sequence ATGAAGAAACGCAAATTGGGGAATTCCGGCCTGGAGGTCGCTCCACTGGCTCTTGGAGGCAATGTCTTCGGATGGACGGCGGATGAGCCGACATCCTTCGGGCTGCTGGACGCGTTCGTAGCGGCGGGATGCAATCTGGTCGATACAGCGGATGTCTACTCCGCTTGGGTTCCGGGGAACAGCGGCGGTGAATCCGAGGCCATACTCGGCAAGTGGCTGAAAGCGAGCGGGAACCGCGGGAAAGTCCTCATCGCCACCAAGGTCGGAAAGGAGATGGGACCGGACCGGAAAGGGCTCTCGAAATCGTATATCCTGCGGGCGGCGGAGGACTCCCTGAGGCGCCTGCAGACGGAGTACATCGACCTGTACCAGTCCCATGAAGACGACCCCGGGACGCCGCTGGAAGAAACCATGGAAGCCTATGCGCAATTGATCCGCCAGGGAAAAGTCCGGGCGATCGGCGCGTCGAATTACAGCGCGGACCGCCTGAGGCAGGCATTGGACGTCAGTTCACGATCCGGATATCCCGCCTACCAGTGCCTGCAGCCTTTATACAACCTCTACGACCGTGCGGAGTATGAAAAGGAACTCGAACCTCTTTGCCTCGAAAAGGGAGTGGGCGTGATCCCCTACTTCTCTCTCGGCAGCGGATTTCTCACCGGGAAATACCGGTCGGAAAGCGATCTGGCGAACCGGTCGCGCGGCGAATTCGTCAAGAAATACCTGAATGACCGGGGTTTTCGCATTCTCGAATCCCTGGATCAGGTGGCCGGCCAATACCAGACCGTTCCCGCCGTCGTTTCCCTTGCCTGGCTGATCGCGCGACCCGGCGTCACCGCTCCCATCGCGAGCGCGACGAGCCTGGACCAGCTGGCCGATCTGATCGAAGCGACGAAGCTGGAGCTGGATCCCGCTTCCATCGATCTGCTCAACGCGGCAAGCGGTTGA
- a CDS encoding DUF2779 domain-containing protein has translation MSPPDKTGYLSKSLFTRGLQCHKSLYLHKFRPELRGEPTPELEALWKSGHEVGDFAHMLFPGGVNVPFDGLTKEEQLAKTREEIDRGTKAIYEATFSFDDVFVKADIIVRNRGGWDLYEVKSSTSVKEHYWDDVAVQYYVLSGCGLHLNKAYLVHINNGYVRDGDVVPEELFAIQDITGIVKEKQASIPDTLAEMRAMLRGGMPEIDIGPHCEDPYPCDFMDFCWQHVPEHSVFSLRGRGIDPWDLYRQGVIKMQDVPLDSLNLMQRMQAEYFLDRKSRADLAKVREFLKKISYPVCFLDFETFGSAIPLFDGTRPYQQVPFQYSLHRIDEERGWVRHFEYLAHPGVDPRKEIAERLVAEVPEGACVVAYNMAFEKRVLRELGEFLPMLRKRLNAVIAGMVDLMEPFKRRDIYHWRMNGSYSLKSVLPVLLPEMTYGDLEISDGAMASEAYFTMETMADPAELARLRKALLEYCEQDTLGLVRLLERMRGMADAKG, from the coding sequence ATGTCCCCGCCTGACAAAACCGGTTATCTCAGCAAGTCGCTCTTCACCCGTGGCCTCCAGTGCCACAAATCCCTGTATCTCCACAAATTCCGGCCCGAACTTCGGGGCGAACCGACTCCGGAGCTCGAGGCGCTCTGGAAGAGCGGGCACGAGGTCGGCGATTTCGCCCACATGCTGTTCCCCGGGGGAGTGAACGTCCCCTTCGACGGGCTGACCAAAGAGGAGCAGCTGGCGAAGACCCGCGAGGAGATCGACCGCGGCACGAAGGCCATCTACGAGGCGACCTTCTCCTTCGATGACGTCTTCGTGAAGGCGGACATCATCGTCCGGAACCGCGGCGGCTGGGACCTGTACGAAGTGAAGAGCTCCACTTCCGTGAAGGAGCATTACTGGGACGACGTGGCGGTCCAGTATTACGTCCTCTCCGGGTGCGGGCTCCATTTAAACAAGGCGTATCTCGTGCATATCAACAACGGCTACGTTCGGGACGGGGACGTCGTCCCGGAGGAGCTGTTCGCGATACAGGACATCACCGGGATCGTGAAGGAGAAGCAGGCGTCCATCCCGGACACGCTTGCCGAGATGCGGGCGATGCTTCGGGGCGGGATGCCGGAGATCGACATCGGGCCCCACTGCGAGGACCCGTACCCGTGCGACTTCATGGATTTCTGCTGGCAGCATGTTCCGGAACATTCCGTCTTCTCCCTTCGAGGGCGGGGGATCGATCCGTGGGATCTGTACCGCCAGGGGGTCATCAAGATGCAGGATGTCCCGCTCGATTCGCTGAACCTCATGCAGCGGATGCAGGCCGAGTATTTCCTCGACAGGAAGTCGCGCGCGGATCTCGCGAAGGTCCGGGAGTTCCTCAAGAAGATCTCGTATCCGGTCTGCTTCCTCGACTTCGAGACGTTCGGCTCGGCCATCCCGCTGTTCGACGGGACCCGGCCGTACCAGCAGGTGCCGTTCCAATACTCCCTCCACCGCATCGACGAGGAAAGGGGGTGGGTAAGGCACTTTGAATACCTGGCGCACCCCGGCGTGGACCCCCGGAAGGAGATCGCGGAGAGGCTGGTCGCCGAGGTCCCCGAAGGGGCGTGCGTGGTCGCCTACAACATGGCTTTCGAGAAAAGGGTGCTGAGGGAGCTTGGGGAATTCCTCCCAATGCTCCGAAAACGCCTGAACGCGGTGATCGCGGGGATGGTCGACCTGATGGAGCCGTTCAAGCGCCGGGACATCTACCACTGGCGGATGAACGGCTCATATTCCCTGAAATCCGTCCTGCCGGTCCTCTTGCCGGAGATGACGTACGGAGACCTGGAGATCAGCGACGGGGCGATGGCGTCGGAGGCGTACTTCACCATGGAGACCATGGCGGACCCTGCGGAGCTGGCCAGGCTGCGCAAGGCATTGCTGGAATATTGCGAACAGGACACGTTGGGCCTCGTCCGCCTGCTGGAGAGGATGCGGGGCATGGCGGATGCGAAAGGGTAG
- a CDS encoding apolipoprotein A1/A4/E family protein, with translation MIKVKSFTSQLKIFHTRNELDELDKEISDFIASRGIRKVISISDSSTTGNSGETIGLIRVLAYEEPAEGSREHVLAQIESSLNEWGEEIEKIRAKADKLGTETRSKYREQIEDLRARQETARKKLEDLKRTGGEAWEDLRSGAEAALDELKKGVEGAVSRLKKG, from the coding sequence ATGATCAAGGTGAAATCCTTTACCTCCCAGCTCAAGATCTTCCATACGCGAAACGAACTGGATGAACTGGACAAGGAGATCAGCGACTTCATCGCCTCCAGGGGGATCAGGAAAGTAATCTCCATCAGCGATTCTTCCACGACGGGGAATTCGGGGGAAACGATCGGCCTGATCCGTGTGTTGGCATACGAGGAGCCCGCGGAGGGATCGAGGGAACATGTCCTGGCGCAGATCGAATCCTCGCTCAACGAATGGGGCGAAGAGATCGAAAAGATCCGGGCGAAAGCCGACAAGCTGGGAACGGAAACCAGGAGCAAGTACCGGGAGCAGATCGAAGACCTGCGCGCGAGGCAGGAAACGGCAAGGAAAAAACTGGAGGACCTGAAGAGGACCGGCGGAGAGGCGTGGGAGGATCTCCGGAGCGGCGCGGAAGCGGCCCTCGACGAACTGAAAAAGGGCGTGGAAGGAGCCGTCTCCAGACTCAAAAAAGGCTGA